In one window of Microplitis demolitor isolate Queensland-Clemson2020A chromosome 4, iyMicDemo2.1a, whole genome shotgun sequence DNA:
- the LOC103572581 gene encoding spermine oxidase: MLQYILFIFIIINSMINNYASTELNDNARIIIVGAGASGIAAASKLFQNGFKNIKLIEAENRIGGRLYAVKIGDYMVDMGGQWVHGEKNNVAFELAWPLGLIEPFNVTMKWTSRIYKSDGQSLSEKLSTILSEYYFGLMSNINGIDDSKTVSYGEHAQAEMQEFFKTYPEITDDLKKPLLHLFNLVQGASDGSDDWNKISAKSFKNYLECEGDQSINWKERTYSTILDILMKKYPNPEEELPIINNTILNSKVVKINLDTANPPVQVITQDGKSYLADHVILTPSLGVLKADYNKLFNPPLPDNKINAIQNIEMGHVAKIYLFYDNPWWHDGIYYKSLLWTEQDKKKIENDPETRWLSGVYEVIDVEHKPKIICLWMTGPYVTEMEQVPEDKFRSQILELLNQFFGHSYNLTQPSEIVRSMWNTNDNFLGTYSWRSVNSDLKNARYQDLAEPIIKNYKPVLLFAGEATDERYSTVHGAIHSGWREADRLINLY, translated from the exons atgttACAGTATAtactgtttatatttataattataaattcaatgataaataattatgcttCAACGGAATTAAATGATAACGcaagaataataattgttgGTGCTGGTGCCTCAGGTATTGCAGCAGCATCAAAGTTATTTCAaaatggttttaaaaatattaaattaattgaagctGAAAATCGAATAGGTGGTCGCCTTTATGCTGTTAAAatag gTGATTATATGGTAGATATGGGTGGTCAGTGGGTGcatggtgaaaaaaataatgttgcatTTGAATTAGCTTGGCCACTAGGTCTTATTGAACCATTTAATGTAACAATGAAATGGACATCTAGAATATATAAATCTGATGGTCAATCACTATCCGAAAAATTAAGCACAATCTTGAGTGAATACTATTTTGGTCTCATGAGCAATATTAATGGTATTGATGATTCAAAAACTGTATCTTACGGGGAACATGCGCAAGcaga aatgcaagagttttttaaaacttacccAGAAATAACAGATGATCTGAAAAAACCACTCttgcatttatttaatttagtacaGGGAGCATCTGATGGTTCGGAtgattggaataaaatttcagcaaagagttttaaaaattatcttgaatgTGAAGGTGATCAATCTATTAATTGGAAAGAACGAACTTATTCAACGATATTAGATATATTAATG aaaaaatatccAAATCCTGAGGAGGAACTgccaattataaataatactattttaaattcaaaagttgttaaaataaatttggataCAGCAAATCCACCGGTTCAAGTAATTACTCAAGACGGTAAATCATATTTGGCTGATCACGTTATCTTAACACCATCTTTGGGAGTATTAAAAGctgattataataaattatttaacccGCCGCTacctgataataaaataaacgctATTCAA aatattgAAATGGGGCATGtagctaaaatatatttattttatgataatccATGGTGGCATGATggtatttattacaaatctTTATTATGGACTgaacaagataaaaaaaaaatagagaacgat ccGGAAACAAGATGGTTATCTGGAGTTTATGAAGTAATTGATGTAGAGCataaaccaaaaataatatgccTATGGATGACTGGTCCATATGTCACAGAAATGGAACAAGTACCGGAAGATAAATTTCGTAGTCAAATACTTGAactattaaatcaattttttggaCATTCTTATAACTTAACGCAACCTTCTGAAATAGTGag atctATGTGGAATACAAATGATAATTTCCTTGGTACATATAGTTGGCGTAGCGTTAACtcggatttaaaaaatgcgcgttATCAAGATTTGGCCGAgccaattataaaaaattataaacctGTGTTATTATTTGCGGGTGAAGCTACAGATGAACGCTATTCGACTGTTCATGGTGCAATTCATTCAGGGTGGCGTGAAGCtgatcgattaattaatttatattga
- the LOC103572554 gene encoding spermine oxidase isoform X2, protein MNIKTKVIIIGAGASGISAGCHLIKNNLNELIILEAKNRIGGRIFTTEFGDNVVDLGAQWVHGEKGNVVYKLAQPHGLIESSSKLKNYENHIFATSDGKILPTKESAEIWKLFYLISDQVDKNLKGNEEKFKSYGDYFISEYYKTYEKNKFTSEERAKEILGWMERFDDSIQGSDTWFDVSTRGILEYWSCEGDSLLNWKNNGYRMILKLLMDDIKKKLSVNIEDKIKLSQQVKNINYTDPNKIIVTTTDGNNYTASNVIVTTSLGVLKNKHNSLFNPLLPPIKQQTIEGLNFGSVNKIFIEFPYRWWPENSVGFGLIWRDQDKKNFLSMNKGSEWLTDVFEFLTVDYQPRVLCGWIIGPSSRYIEKLSDKNIEDNLYKLLNKFFGNTYDIPRPINILRSQWTTDEHVMGCYSYRSLKSEQLNATASKLAEPIVGKNGNPIIMFAGEATHEHYFSTVHGAIESGEREAKRLINYYRQINSRL, encoded by the exons ATGAACATTAAgacaaaagttataattattggaGCTGGAGCATCTGGTATATCAGCTGGctgtcatttaattaaaaacaatttaaatgaattaattattttagaagcTAAGAATCGTATTGGTGGACGTATTTTTACAACTGAATTCG gAGACAATGTAGTAGATTTAGGTGCACAATGGGTTCATGGAGAAAAAGGAAACGTCGTTTATAAATTGGCACAACCTCATGGACTGATTGAATCatcaagtaaattaaaaaattacgaaaatcatatttttgcaACATCTGATGGTAAAATTTTACCAACTAAAGAATCTGctgaaatttggaaattattttacttaatatctgatcaagttgataaaaatttaaaaggaaatgaagaaaaattcaaatcatacGGTGATTACTTTATTAGtga GTATTACAAaacgtatgaaaaaaataaatttacaagtgaAGAAAGAGCTAAAGAAATCTTAGGATGGATGGAACGTTTTGATGATAGTATACAAGGAAGTGATACCTGGTTTGATGTATCAACACGCGGTATCCTTGAGTACTGGTCGTGTGAAGGTGATTCGCTATTGAATTGGAAAAATAACGGATATcgaatgatattaaaattattaatg gatgatataaaaaaaaaattatctgtaaacattgaagataaaataaaattatcccAACAAGTtaagaatataaattacactgaccctaataaaataatagtgacGACAACTGACGGTAATAATTATACGGCATCAAATGTAATTGTAACAACGTCACTtggtgttttaaaaaataaacacaatagtttatttaatccTTTGTTACCTCCAATTAAACAACAGACGATTGAAGGATTAAATTTTGGATctgtcaataaaatatttatcgagtTTCCGTATCGTTGGTGGCCCGAAAATTCAGTTGGCTTTGGATTAATTTGGCGAgatcaagataaaaaaaattttttgtctatgAATaag ggCAGTGAATGGCTAACtgatgtttttgaatttttgactGTCGATTATCAACCACGAGTACTTTGCGGCTGGATTATTGGGCCAAGTTCTcgatatattgaaaaattgagtgataaaaatatcgaagataatttatataaattattaaataaattttttggaaatactTATGATATTCCACggccaataaatattttaag atcTCAGTGGACAACTGATGAACATGTTATGGGTTGTTACTCATACCGTAGTTTAAAATCAGAACAACTGAATGCCACTGCAAGTAAATTAGCTGAGCCAATTGTtgggaaaaatgggaacccG ATTATTATGTTTGCTGGAGAAGCAACACACGagcattatttttcaacagtACACGGCGCAATTGAGTCCGGGGAACGTGAAGCTAaacgtttaattaattattacag gcaAATTAACTCAcgattgtaa
- the LOC103572554 gene encoding spermine oxidase isoform X1, translating to MLKEYSVYVVYVEGLNRVRDLEMNIKTKVIIIGAGASGISAGCHLIKNNLNELIILEAKNRIGGRIFTTEFGDNVVDLGAQWVHGEKGNVVYKLAQPHGLIESSSKLKNYENHIFATSDGKILPTKESAEIWKLFYLISDQVDKNLKGNEEKFKSYGDYFISEYYKTYEKNKFTSEERAKEILGWMERFDDSIQGSDTWFDVSTRGILEYWSCEGDSLLNWKNNGYRMILKLLMDDIKKKLSVNIEDKIKLSQQVKNINYTDPNKIIVTTTDGNNYTASNVIVTTSLGVLKNKHNSLFNPLLPPIKQQTIEGLNFGSVNKIFIEFPYRWWPENSVGFGLIWRDQDKKNFLSMNKGSEWLTDVFEFLTVDYQPRVLCGWIIGPSSRYIEKLSDKNIEDNLYKLLNKFFGNTYDIPRPINILRSQWTTDEHVMGCYSYRSLKSEQLNATASKLAEPIVGKNGNPIIMFAGEATHEHYFSTVHGAIESGEREAKRLINYYRQINSRL from the exons atGTTAAAAGAGTACTCTGTATATGTTGTATATGTTGAAGGTCTTAATCGTGTGAGAGATTTAGAAATGAACATTAAgacaaaagttataattattggaGCTGGAGCATCTGGTATATCAGCTGGctgtcatttaattaaaaacaatttaaatgaattaattattttagaagcTAAGAATCGTATTGGTGGACGTATTTTTACAACTGAATTCG gAGACAATGTAGTAGATTTAGGTGCACAATGGGTTCATGGAGAAAAAGGAAACGTCGTTTATAAATTGGCACAACCTCATGGACTGATTGAATCatcaagtaaattaaaaaattacgaaaatcatatttttgcaACATCTGATGGTAAAATTTTACCAACTAAAGAATCTGctgaaatttggaaattattttacttaatatctgatcaagttgataaaaatttaaaaggaaatgaagaaaaattcaaatcatacGGTGATTACTTTATTAGtga GTATTACAAaacgtatgaaaaaaataaatttacaagtgaAGAAAGAGCTAAAGAAATCTTAGGATGGATGGAACGTTTTGATGATAGTATACAAGGAAGTGATACCTGGTTTGATGTATCAACACGCGGTATCCTTGAGTACTGGTCGTGTGAAGGTGATTCGCTATTGAATTGGAAAAATAACGGATATcgaatgatattaaaattattaatg gatgatataaaaaaaaaattatctgtaaacattgaagataaaataaaattatcccAACAAGTtaagaatataaattacactgaccctaataaaataatagtgacGACAACTGACGGTAATAATTATACGGCATCAAATGTAATTGTAACAACGTCACTtggtgttttaaaaaataaacacaatagtttatttaatccTTTGTTACCTCCAATTAAACAACAGACGATTGAAGGATTAAATTTTGGATctgtcaataaaatatttatcgagtTTCCGTATCGTTGGTGGCCCGAAAATTCAGTTGGCTTTGGATTAATTTGGCGAgatcaagataaaaaaaattttttgtctatgAATaag ggCAGTGAATGGCTAACtgatgtttttgaatttttgactGTCGATTATCAACCACGAGTACTTTGCGGCTGGATTATTGGGCCAAGTTCTcgatatattgaaaaattgagtgataaaaatatcgaagataatttatataaattattaaataaattttttggaaatactTATGATATTCCACggccaataaatattttaag atcTCAGTGGACAACTGATGAACATGTTATGGGTTGTTACTCATACCGTAGTTTAAAATCAGAACAACTGAATGCCACTGCAAGTAAATTAGCTGAGCCAATTGTtgggaaaaatgggaacccG ATTATTATGTTTGCTGGAGAAGCAACACACGagcattatttttcaacagtACACGGCGCAATTGAGTCCGGGGAACGTGAAGCTAaacgtttaattaattattacag gcaAATTAACTCAcgattgtaa
- the LOC103572553 gene encoding uncharacterized protein LOC103572553, whose protein sequence is MNLEVKIPGAPNLDTTLINLFKKTSNIHVGFIFDGNQQLLQLLCLLLSSTPAGKLYKGWQDFGNELKLTREQLQCIEYNFKGLQDPTYYVLLTFSQLSESTIDKLLIACQNIKRFDILNRIISPLNIFIDNLSVDHHCPGILRPKTLPRVPLVLKPLIAENTCLSNLPANNNLHNNNINNYGRNSDDKKNYGSIVMLTFTKDGENISKHICKILREQNPKIGVVILQEQEKFVFSRSEEFVDDCFKQVNYIIPILTSGYIKHITNLNNDDNDDEYNLFNNLDYKYVKYLYSLMRFEYFKNNCKNNRIRCIVPNEELLSIIKTDLHPCLQAWFKYSEIELFTKNILLKKF, encoded by the exons ATGAATTTGGAAGTTAAAATACCAGGAGCACCAAATTTAGATACGacgttgataaatttatttaaaaaaacatcaaatattCATGTAGGATTTATATTTGATGGTAATCAGCAATTATTGCAATTACTATGTTTATTATTGAGTTCGACGCCAGCTGGTAAATTATATAAAGGATGGCAAGATTTTGGTAATGAGTTAAAATTGACAAGAGAACAATTACAGTgcattgaatataattttaaaggaCTACAAGATCCAACTTATTAtgttttattgactttttcaCAATTATCTGAATCAACgatcgataaattattgattgcttgtcaaaatataaaacgtTTTGATATTCTTAATAGAATTATTTctcctttaaatatttttattgataatttatctgTCGATCATCATTGTCCAG GAATATTAAGACCTAAGACTTTACCAAGAGTTCCATTAGTTTTAAAACCACTAATTGCTGAAAATACTTGTCTAAGTAATTTACcagcaaataataatttacataataacaatataaataattatggacGTAAtagtgatgataaaaaaaattacgggaGTATTGTAATGTTGACATTTACAAAAGACGgtgaaaatatatcaaaacatatatgtaaaatattacgAGAACAAAATCCTAAAATAGGTGTCGTTATATTGCaagaacaagaaaaatttgttttttcaagaTCTGAGGAATTTGTTGATGATTGTTTCAAAcaagttaattatattataccGATATTAACTTCCGGTTATATTAAACATatcactaatttaaataatgatgataatgatgatgagtataatttattcaataatttagatTATAAGTAtgtcaaatatttatactcaTTAATGcgctttgaatattttaaaaataattgtaaaaacaaTCGTATCAG gtgTATTGTGCCCAATGAAGAATTATTGTCAATTATAAAAACGGACTTACATCCTTGTTTGCAAGCTTGGTTCAAATATTCcgaaatagaattatttacgaaaaatattttgttaaaaaaattttaa
- the LOC103572551 gene encoding cyclic AMP response element-binding protein A isoform X2 has translation MLGNDLLTSKDEDWSLLGGKDKTLEVVLRDRLMTDAALGGTRPIKTEHSYSLLAYSPPASPATTNCRSPSPATVNVASSKREIDIEGRIRIATKIDDMEEECFPAISMKKASSHGRTSPTDSSPITSSNILDVVEECMEIKEEPLHLIDNNNDNVEINIDIDDKNLIEMISPNRLHLNGQVQQQQHHHNHNHNHHHHHHHHHHQQQQQQQQQQQQHTSDSEADDEDYEDMNLGEYHVSSQLISSSNSCCNDDTQTSSQSLPPTPPSSNNSDSESGSNGGVSASCSPIRRLDNNNICTVQNIRGIYGPRLYVTNGHTTRQPIHTSLISCQPKGSTGTLILTEEEKRTLIAEGYPVPTKLPLTKQEEKSLKKVRRKIKNKISAQESRRKKKEYMDGLERKVSILSNENLNYRNRVSTLEQTNRELMKELEHLQALVARQKS, from the exons atGCTTGGAAACGATCTTCTAACCAGCAAAGATGAGGATTGGAGTTTACTGGGAGGTAAAGATAAAACTCTTGAAGTTGTTTTACGTGATCGTTTGATGACTGACGCAGCTCTAGGCGGTACAAGACCCATTAAAACTGAACACAGCTACAGTTTATTAGCTTATAGTCCACCAGCATCACCAGCTACAACTAATTGTCGTTCACCATCACCCGCAACGGTTAATGTAGCTTCAAGTAAACGTGAAATTGACATTGAAGGACGTATAAGAATAGCCACCAAAAttgatg ATATGGAAGAAGAATGTTTTCCCGcaatatcaatgaaaaaagCCTCCAGTCATGGACGTACATCACCAACAGATTCATCGCCAATAACATCATCAAATATTCTTGATGTTGTAGAAGAGTGTATGGAAATAAAAGAAGAGCCATTAcatttaattgacaataataatgataatgttgaaataaatattgatattgacgataaaaatcttattgaaATGATTTCACCAAATCGGTTACATTTAAATGGACAAGTTCAACAACAGCAAcatcatcataatcataatcataatcatcatcatcatcatcatcatcatcatcatcagcagcagcagcaacaacagcaacaacagcaacaacataCAAGTGACAGCGAAGCTGATGATGAAGATTATGAAGATATGAATTTAGGTGAATATCATGTATCATCACAACTAATAAGTAGCAGTAATAGTTGTTGTAATGATGATACACAGACATCATCACAAAGTTTACCACCAACACCACCTAGTAGTAATAATTCAGACAGTGAAAGTGGTAGTAATGGCGGAGTATCAGCATCATGTTCACCAATAAGACGActtgataataacaatatatgtACTGTACAAAATATACGTGGTATTTATGGACCACGTTTATATGTTACTAATGGACATACAACAAGACAACCTATTCATACATCATTGATATCATGTCAAccg aaggGATCAACAGGTACATTGATTCTTACTGAAGAAGAAAAACGTACATTAATAGCTGAAGGTTATCCAGTACCAACAAAGTTACCATTAACAAAACAAGaagaaaaatcattaaaaaaagtacgtagaaaaataaaaaataaaatatcagcaCAAGAATCACGacgaaagaaaaaagaatataTGGATGGTTTAGAGAGGAAAGTAAGTATTTtgtcaaatgaaaatttaaattatcgcaATCGTGTTAGTACACTTGAACAGACAAATCGTGAATTGATGAAAGAACTGGAACATCTTCAAGCCCTTGTCGCTCGTCAAAAAtcttag
- the LOC103572551 gene encoding cyclic AMP response element-binding protein A isoform X1, whose translation MDLYDMGSDLRDLWESYLGEPMLGNDLLTSKDEDWSLLGGKDKTLEVVLRDRLMTDAALGGTRPIKTEHSYSLLAYSPPASPATTNCRSPSPATVNVASSKREIDIEGRIRIATKIDDMEEECFPAISMKKASSHGRTSPTDSSPITSSNILDVVEECMEIKEEPLHLIDNNNDNVEINIDIDDKNLIEMISPNRLHLNGQVQQQQHHHNHNHNHHHHHHHHHHQQQQQQQQQQQQHTSDSEADDEDYEDMNLGEYHVSSQLISSSNSCCNDDTQTSSQSLPPTPPSSNNSDSESGSNGGVSASCSPIRRLDNNNICTVQNIRGIYGPRLYVTNGHTTRQPIHTSLISCQPKGSTGTLILTEEEKRTLIAEGYPVPTKLPLTKQEEKSLKKVRRKIKNKISAQESRRKKKEYMDGLERKVSILSNENLNYRNRVSTLEQTNRELMKELEHLQALVARQKS comes from the exons atggattTATACGACATGGGAAGTGACCTGCGGGATCTATGGGAGTCGTATTTGGGTGAGCcg atGCTTGGAAACGATCTTCTAACCAGCAAAGATGAGGATTGGAGTTTACTGGGAGGTAAAGATAAAACTCTTGAAGTTGTTTTACGTGATCGTTTGATGACTGACGCAGCTCTAGGCGGTACAAGACCCATTAAAACTGAACACAGCTACAGTTTATTAGCTTATAGTCCACCAGCATCACCAGCTACAACTAATTGTCGTTCACCATCACCCGCAACGGTTAATGTAGCTTCAAGTAAACGTGAAATTGACATTGAAGGACGTATAAGAATAGCCACCAAAAttgatg ATATGGAAGAAGAATGTTTTCCCGcaatatcaatgaaaaaagCCTCCAGTCATGGACGTACATCACCAACAGATTCATCGCCAATAACATCATCAAATATTCTTGATGTTGTAGAAGAGTGTATGGAAATAAAAGAAGAGCCATTAcatttaattgacaataataatgataatgttgaaataaatattgatattgacgataaaaatcttattgaaATGATTTCACCAAATCGGTTACATTTAAATGGACAAGTTCAACAACAGCAAcatcatcataatcataatcataatcatcatcatcatcatcatcatcatcatcatcagcagcagcagcaacaacagcaacaacagcaacaacataCAAGTGACAGCGAAGCTGATGATGAAGATTATGAAGATATGAATTTAGGTGAATATCATGTATCATCACAACTAATAAGTAGCAGTAATAGTTGTTGTAATGATGATACACAGACATCATCACAAAGTTTACCACCAACACCACCTAGTAGTAATAATTCAGACAGTGAAAGTGGTAGTAATGGCGGAGTATCAGCATCATGTTCACCAATAAGACGActtgataataacaatatatgtACTGTACAAAATATACGTGGTATTTATGGACCACGTTTATATGTTACTAATGGACATACAACAAGACAACCTATTCATACATCATTGATATCATGTCAAccg aaggGATCAACAGGTACATTGATTCTTACTGAAGAAGAAAAACGTACATTAATAGCTGAAGGTTATCCAGTACCAACAAAGTTACCATTAACAAAACAAGaagaaaaatcattaaaaaaagtacgtagaaaaataaaaaataaaatatcagcaCAAGAATCACGacgaaagaaaaaagaatataTGGATGGTTTAGAGAGGAAAGTAAGTATTTtgtcaaatgaaaatttaaattatcgcaATCGTGTTAGTACACTTGAACAGACAAATCGTGAATTGATGAAAGAACTGGAACATCTTCAAGCCCTTGTCGCTCGTCAAAAAtcttag
- the LOC103572550 gene encoding ubiquitin-like modifier-activating enzyme 5: protein MESVEELKLKIQHLEQELSQERNKNVISRKKIDTLSAEVVDTNPYSRLMALKRMGIVDNYEKIRTLTVAIVGVGGVGSVTAEMLTRCGIGKLVLFDYDKVELANMNRLFFQPHQVGLSKVDAAARTLTSINPDVDIETHNYNITTVDNFDEFMTAISKSSLNNGQVDLLLSCVDNFEARMAINTACNELNCKWFESGVSENAVSGHIQFIVPGESACFACAPPLVVASKIDEKTLKKEGVCAASLPTTMGIVAGFLTQNALKYLLNFGNTSFYLGYNAMDDFFPSMVLRPNPNCDDQYCRQRQLEYQAQPKEEIAVEAVEEAPIHEDNDWGISLIDETAAVAEEGNIKGLCQGVRQAYVLPDPVVDNENVVNASALSLEELMATMKNI from the coding sequence atggaaaGTGTTGAagaattaaaactaaaaatccaACATCTTGAGCAAGAATTATCACAAGAACGTAACAAAAATGTGATATCgcgtaaaaaaatagatactCTGTCAGCAGAAGTTGTTGACACAAATCCGTACAGTCGTTTGATGGCCTTAAAACGTATGGGAATAGTTgacaattatgaaaaaattcgtACACTGACAGTAGCAATTGTTGGTGTCGGTGGTGTCGGAAGTGTAACTGCTGAAATGTTGACCCGTTGTGGTATTGGCAAGCTCGTACTGTTTGATTACGACAAAGTTGAATTAGCAAACatgaatcgtttattttttcaacctcACCAAGTTGGTCTGAGTAAAGTTGATGCTGCTGCTCGAACTCTGACATCAATAAACCCAGATGTTGATATCGAGACCCACAATTATAACATAACAActgttgataattttgatgaatttatgACAGCTATAAGTAAATCAAGTTTAAATAACGGGCAAGTTGATTTATTGCTCAGCTGCGTTGATAATTTTGAAGCACGTATGGCAATAAATACTGCCTGCAATGAATTAAATTGCAAGTGGTTTGAAAGCGGGGTTTCGGAAAATGCAGTATCAGGTCACATACAATTTATAGTACCTGGAGAATCAGCTTGCTTTGCTTGTGCACCACCCCTGGTTGTTGCGTCAAAAATAGATGAGAAGACATTAAAGAAAGAAGGTGTCTGTGCAGCATCATTACCTACGACGATGGGTATCGTTGCTggttttttaacacaaaatgctttgaaatatttattaaatttcggCAACACTTCATTTTATCTTGGGTACAATGCGATGGATGATTTCTTTCCTTCGATGGTACTACGTCCTAATCCTAATTGCGATGATCAATATTGTCGTCAAAGGCAACTGGAATATCAGGCGCAGCCTAAGGAAGAGATTGCTGTTGAGGCTGTCGAAGAAGCCCCAATTCATGAAGATAACGACTGGGGTATTTCGCTTATTGATGAgactgctgctgttgctgaaGAAGGAAACATCAAAGGATTATGTCAAGGTGTCAGACAAGCTTATGTTCTACCAGATCCTGTCGTTGACAATGAAAATGTCGTCAATGCCAGTGCTCTGAGTCTTGAAGAATTGATGGCtactatgaaaaatatttaa